A part of Capsicum annuum cultivar UCD-10X-F1 chromosome 6, UCD10Xv1.1, whole genome shotgun sequence genomic DNA contains:
- the LOC124885208 gene encoding pumilio homolog 23-like has product MCSCHGSHVLRSLLCLFNGVPLEEFHSTKSSAGLAERLNLKAPHAKDNGSMQSLKIFPSLLKKFISEMLNAASEDILKLQVNQYSSLVLQTALKLLVGSEQELLHLIQVLLGSWSGSATAGSLLEETTMQNILRLVEETAYSHLMEVKYHLCLYIFPLCICFSNSVVY; this is encoded by the exons ATGTGCAGTTGCCATGGATCTCATGTGCTTCGGAGTCTTCTCTGCCTATTTAACGGGGTGCCTTTAGAAGAGTTCCATTCCACAAAGTCATCAGCTGGCTTGGCTGAACGCTTGAATCTGAAGGCGCCGCATGCAAAAGACAATGGCTCGATGCAGTCTCTGAAAATATTTCCTAGTTTGCTTAAAAAGTTCATATCGGAGATGTTAAATGCTGCCAGTGAAGACATTTTGAAACTTCAAGTTAATCAATACAGCAGTTTAGTTCTGCAG ACTGCTTTGAAATTATTGGTTGGAAGTGAACAGGAGTTGTTGCACTTAATCCAAGTTCTTCTTGGAAGCTGGTCTGGAAGTGCCACTGCTGGAAGCTTGTTGGAAGAAACAACCATGCAGAACATTTTAAGGCTAGTGGAAGAAACTGCATACAGTCATTTAATGGAGGTAAAATATCATCTATGCCTGTATATTTTTCCTCTTTGTATATGCTTTTCCAACAGTGTTGTATATTGA
- the LOC107854355 gene encoding probable ubiquitin-conjugating enzyme E2 33: MAEKACVKHLQKEYRALCKEPVSHIVACPSPNDILEWHYVLEGSEGTPFAGGYYYGKIKFPPEYPFKPPGISMTTPNGRFMTQKKICLSMSDFHPESWNPMWSVSSILTFMMDNSPTTGSASTTVAEKEKLAKASLAFNCKYMNSSRAPIAACSRAGIIHASWSRNV, translated from the exons ATGGCAGAAAAAGCATGTGTAAAGCACCTTCAGAAGGAATATAGAGCACTTTGTAAA GAACCTGTCTCCCATATTGTGGCCTGCCCTTCTCCAAATGATATCCTTGAGTGGC ATTATGTTTTGGAGGGGAGTGAAGGAACACCATTTGCAG GTGGATATTATTATGGGAAGATCAAGTTTCCTCCAGAATATCCATTTAAGCCTCCAGGGATCAG TATGACTACTCCAAACGGAAGATTCATGACACAAAAGAAAATCTGCTTATCTATGAGTGACT TCCATCCAGAGAGCTGGAATCCAATGTGGTCTGTGTCAAG CATACTCACATTTATG ATGGACAATAGTCCTACCACAGgcagtgcatcaacaacagtTGCTGAGAAAGAGAAACTCGCTAAGGCATCTCTGGCTTTTAATTGTAAATA TATGAACAGCAGCAGAGCTCCAATCGCAGCCTGTTCCAGAGCAGGCATAATCCATGCCAGCTGGAGCAGAAACGTCTAG